Below is a window of Ruegeria sp. THAF33 DNA.
TTCTTCAGCCATGTCTTTCAGGCTGTCGCGGATCGGAGCTTTGATCCAGCTTGCGCCCAGGTCTTCACCCTGCCACAGCCATTCTTCCATGGTGACCAGATCGATCAAACCTTCCAGCTCGGATTCGGCGCCAATCGGGATACCAACCGGAACAGCACGTGCGCCGGTGCGGTCTTCGATCATGCGAACGCAGTTGAAGAAGTCCGCGCCGATCTTGTCCATCTTGTTGACGAAAACCATACGCGGAACCTTGTAGCGGTCAGCCTGACGCCACACGGTTTCGGTCTGGGGCTCAACACCGGCGTTTGCGTCGAGAACGCAGACGGCACCGTCGAGAACCGCCAGCGAGCGTTCGACTTCGATGGTGAAGTCAACGTGGCCGGGGGTGTCGATGATGTTCAGGCGGTGCTTGGGGGTATCGGCGGTTTTACCGTCCTCGGTGCGTTCCCAAAACGTGGTGGTCGCAGCCGAAGTGATGGTGATGCCGCGTTCCTGCTCCTGCTCCATCCAGTCCATGGTGGCGGCACCATCGTGCACCTCACCGATGTTGTGGGATTTGCCAGTATAATACAGGATGCGTTCCGAGCAGGTCGTCTTGCCTGCATCGATGTGCGCCATGATACCGAAGTTACGGTATAGTTCGAGCGGATATTCGCGTGCCATTTGGATAAGCCTCTAGAATTACCAGCGGTAATGGCTGAAGGCTTTGTTCGCCTCGGCCATCTTGTGGGTGTCTTCGCGCTTCTTAACGGCAGTACCGCGGGACTGTACGGCGTCCAGCAGTTCGCCGGCGAGGCGTTCTTCCATGGTGTTTTCGTTGCGGCCGCGCGCAGCGGTGATCAGCCAGCGGATGGCCAGTGCTTCACGGCGCTCGGGGCGCACTTCGACCGGAACCTGGTAAGTTGCACCACCAACCCGGCGCGAGCGAACCTCGACCGAAGGTTTGATGTTGTCGAGCGCTTCGTGGAACACTTCGACAGGAGCGCGCTTTACCTTGTTCTCAACGCGGTCAAATGCGTTGTAGACGATGCGCTCTGCGACCGACTTCTTGCCGTCGATCATCAGGTTGTTCATGAATTTGGTCAGTACCTTGTCGCCAAATTTGGCGTCAGGCAGGACTTCGCGTTTTTCGGCGGCGTGACGACGTGACATATCAGCCTCTCCTTCTTACTTGGGACGCTTCGCGCCGTATTTCGAACGACGTTGCTTACGGTCTTTGACGCCCTGAGTATCCAGAACACCGCGCAGGATGTGGTAACGCACACCGGGAAGGTCTTTCACACGGCCGCCACGGATCAGAACAACCGAGTGTTCCTGCAGGTTGTGGCTTTCACCGGGGATGTACGAGATGACCTCGAACCCGTTGGTCAGGCGCACTTTGGCAACCTTACGCATCGCCGAGTTCGGCTTTTTAGGCGTTGTGGTATAGACACGTGTGCAGACACCGCGCTTTTGCGGGCACTGCTCCAGGTGCATGGACTTCGAGCGTTTGACTTTGGGCTGCCGCGGCTTGCGGATCAGCTGTTGAATAGTTGGCATTCCGGTTCTTTCCCCGTTTTGCAACACACATGACATGCACGCGCGTTGCGTGCGGCTAAATTCGCTGCACTTATGCGTCCACAAGCGCAAAACCCACGAGCGTTCCCATTCCGAGGTGAACGTCGCGGTTGGTTCTCAGAGGGCGCGAACTATAAAATTGTCCGGGCCTTGACCAGTTCATTACTGGAATCGGCTACGGGGCGGCCCCCGGTACCGAGATGACGCGCGTATAGGGGGAGTCGTCCCAAGTGTCAACAGCCCTATCCCAGCGCCCCGGCGCGCGCGTTGAATGCAGCCTGTAGGATTGCCTTTCCTGCGCGCCGCTGTCCCGGTTGCGGCTGAACCGCGGCAAGGGCATAGTCGGGTCGAATATCTGCTGATGGATTACAGATGCAAGTGATTGGCCTTTGCCGGTTTTCCTATCCCGCAACCGGCGGTTTTCGGCTGAACCGGGATACGATTGAAGAACAACGGCAATTTCTGTATGCCCTCGACCGGCTGGAAGAACGCTTTCGTCTTTTCGAGGCAATCACCCTGCCCGGTTTTGGCACCCAGACCGATGAGACGTTCGAGTTGTATGTTTTGACCGGGACGTGCCTGCCTCAGATCCATGCGGACCGGCTGCGCGACCTGACCGCCGGGATCAAACAGATCCGTATCATTGCAAAAGAACCAGGGTATCATAAGCAGATTGTGCGAGAGGTGCTGAACACCGCCCGCGCGGACCCGCATCAGCCCTGCCTACAGTTTCGGCATGATGACGATGACGCCGTTTCCGTTGATTTCATGGAACGCCTTCGCGCTGCTGTTGTCGAAAACACAGGGCTGATGCAGCAGAGCGAGTCCGTCGGTATAGACTTCAATCAAGGGTACATCGCCCGGCGCGAGGCCCGCGGAATTCGGGCCGCTCGGGTCTATCGATCGCTGCTGGGCGTTGGCCTGGGCATGTATGTTCAAGCCGGCAGCACGCGGACGATCTTTGACCGGTTGCACAACAGGCTCGCCCGGTTCATGCCCGTGGTCAGCTATCCGGACACGCCCATGTGGGTAAGGATGCTGCACGATTTCAACGACTCGGACCACGCGCGCAAAGATACCAGCGAGCTATCGCCTTTCACGCCTGAACAGGCAGAAGGCTTGCGGGTACGGTTCTCGATCGACCCTGACGCGTTCGAGGCCAGATATGCGGCGCGCTGAGAAAATGCAAGTGATTGGCCTTTGTCGGTTTTCCTATCCCGCAATTGGCGGCTTTCAGACAACGCACGAGAGTGTCGAAGAAAGACGGCAATTCCTGTACCAGCACGACAGGTTGGAAGAACGGTTTCGCTTGTTCGAGACGGTCGCCCTGCCCGGTTTCAAAAAACAGTCCGACGAAGATTTCCAGTTGGTGATCGTGGTCGGTGACTGCCTGCCCAAGCCGGCATTTGACCGCCTCAACGATCTGACCGGTGGGCTGAAACAGGTGCGCATTGTCGCGAAACCTCCGGGGCGGCACAGAAAAATCATGCAGGATGTCCTGAATTCGGCGCGGAACGATCCCGATCAACCCTGCCTTCAGTTTCGCCATGACGATGATGATGCAGTGGCCGTGGATTTTGTCGAGCGGTTCCGGGGCTGTGTCAGGGAATGCGTTGGCTTGTTCGAAAGGCACGCGATGGTCGCCGTTGACTTCAACTGCGGTTATCTGGCTCGCGCCAATTCCGAGGGGATACAGGCCACGCGCGTGCATCGCCCGTTGATCACTGCCGGTCTGGGAATGTACGTGCGGGGCGGGCAGCGGAAATCGATCATGAATTTTGCCCATAACAGGATCAACCGCGCGATGCCCGTTGTGACCCGACCCGATAGTCCGATGTGGGTACGGGGATTGAACCGGTTCAATGACTCACCGCGAACCAGAAACACGGATGTCGCGCTCAACCCTCTTACCCGGCAGCAGGAGCTCGAGTTTCAAACCCGTTTCGCCATTGATCCGGACGTGGTCAGACGGCGTCACGCCAAGCCCTGACGCGCACGTGCCCGGAACAAGGTGAACAGACCGGCACCCACGATCAGGACAGCACCCAGCATCGTCAGGCTGTCAGGCCATTCGTCAAACACGACCCAACCCAACCCGAGCGCCCAGATCAGGCTGGAATATCTGAATGGTGCAACGAATCCGACATCTCCCTGACGCATGACCATGACGCTGAACAAATAGCCAAGCAGCACAAACACGGCCGCCGCCGCGACCAGGGAACCCGCCGTTGCCGAAACCGCAACCCATCCTTCGAAAACCGAAGCTATTGCCGCGGCCCCCGCTATGGAAACCGATGTGGCCAGGGTAACCAGCATTGACGGCACGTCGGCTGACATGCGTCGCGTGATGAGGTCCCGAACTGTAATCGAAACCACTGCAACCAGCGCATAGATGGAATACACGCTGAACCCCTCTGGCCCGGGTCTTACGATCAGCAGCATTCCGACGAAACCCACGGCGATTGCCAAAGCGCGTCGCCAACCAACCTGTTCGGAAAAAACCAAAGCAGCACCCAATGTTACCGTAAGAGGCAATGCCTGAAGAATGGCCGTAACATTGGCAAGCGGCATGTTCTTCAGCGCCGTCAGGAAAAAGAATGTCGCCGCCAGCTCTGCAAGGCAGCGCAGTGCAACCAGCCACTTGTCATGGCGCGAAAAATTCAGATGCAACGTGCCCAGTGACCGGGCAAGCACATAAATCAGAAATACCGCCAGAAACCCGCGCATGGCCACCAGCTGAAACAATGGCAGATCCTGCAAGGCAACCTTCACCAGCGTGTCGTTCAGGGTGAAGGCAGCCATGCTGCCCATCATCAGCAAAGCGCCTTTGGTGTTTGGGGTCATGCTGCTTCGGGCTCCGGGGCAATTGATTGCCCCGCATTGGCCGCCGAGTCGGGCTGGATGTCAACAACGCTCCAAGGGGTGCAGAGATCATCAACCGAATGGAAGGATGGTCCCGAACAGGTTCAGGCTGGAAGGCTCTGTCGTGTCTTTTACAAACTCTACCCAGTCTTCCCCGTATACAAGTTCGAAAAACACAGGATATTTCCACACGAAATTATGAAAGGAAAAGGTCGTCACCAACGCACCAACCGTGAGCGCCCCGGCGAACTCTCGCAGTTTACCTTTCAGAAACAGCATAACCATGATGCAGGCCCCGCCTGCAAGGCCGAGGCTTACGAAATCCTGCGTTCCCACCTTTCCGGGCACCGGAATGCCAACCGATTGGTATTGAATCAGGCGGGACAGGAAGACCGCAAAAACACCCAGTAAAAAAGCCCCCATAAACGCAGCGGGATACCCCAGACGTTGCCAGATACTCTCGGTTCGAGGCATAGGCGAGTTGTGTGTGTTTTCTGCCGAACGCTTTTTGATCCGCGCCACACGGTCCTCGAAAGAGTTGCTTTTGGTGTCCATTGTTCAGCTCAAAATAATCCGAAAACACAGAATATCGCTAAACCACCGATTGAAGAACCACAAGCCTGATGCAATCGCGTCAAAGGCTGTGCTCTGTCACGACGGTTCACAATTGCGTAGCAGGAGAGGCGACGAAAAAAGGCCCCACGAAATCGCAGGGCCTTTTTTGGTTCTGAATGACGCGGTTTATTCGCGGCTTTCCGGTGTTTCGACCAGAACGTCCAGCTCATCCCCGACCATATCATCATCCATGATCGGCGCGGCCAGGGCGGCGGCGGCCTCGGCCTCTTCCCGGCGGGCTTCGATCACCACGTTGTCACGCGACTGCGCGATGTGGCGGACAGCCTGCGTTGCACCACCGGTACCGGCGGGGATCAGGCGACCGACGATGACGTTCTCTTTCAGGCCGACCAGTTTGTCCTTCTTGCCCTGAACCGAAGCTTCGGTCAGCACGCGGGTGGTCTCCTGGAACGACGCCGCCGAGATGAACGAGCGCGTCTGCAACGAGGCCTTGGTGATCCCCAACAGGATCGGCTCACCCTGAGCAGGGCGACCACCGCGGGCGATGGTCTTTTCGTTGGCCGCGTCGAACTCTTGCTTGTCGACATGCTCGCCTTTCAGCAGGGTGGTGTCGCCTGAATCCAGGATCTCCCACTTCTGCAGCATCTGGCGCACGATGACCTCGATGTGCTTGTCGTTGATCTTCACGCCCTGCAGACGATACACGTCCTGCACCTCGTCGATCATGTAATCCGCCAGCGCTTCGACACCCATGATGGACAGGATGTCATGCGGAGCCGGGTTACCGTCCATCAGGTATTCACCCTTCTGGATGAAGTCCCCTTCGGCGACCGGGATGTGCTTGCCCTTGGGTACCATGTACTCGATGGTCTCCATGGACTCGTCAGCCGGTTCGATGCTGATGCGGCGCTTGTTCTTGTAGTCGCGGCCAAAGCGCACATAACCATCGGCCTCGGCGATGATCGCGTGATCCTTGGGACGGCGCGCTTCGAACAGTTCGGCCACACGCGGCAGACCACCGGTGATGTCCTTGGTCTTGGCACCTTCGCGCGGGATACGCGCGACGACGTCACCGGCTTCGACCTTCTGGCCGTCTTCGACCGACAGGATCGCATCGACCGACATCGGATAGTGAACCGGGTTACCCGCATCGTTGCGGACCGGCTCGCCATCTTCGCCAACCAGAATGATCTCGGGCTTGAGGTCGCTGCCTTTGGGGGCGGCGCGCCAGTCGATCACGATCTTCTGCGTCATACCGGTTGCTTCGTCGGTCTCGTCGCGGACAGCGAGGCCCGAAACCAGATCGACATATTTCGCAGTACCGGCTTTCTCGGCGATGATCGGCAAGGTGTACGGGTCCCACTCGAACAGCTTGTCGCCACGGGCCACCTTGGTGCCGTCCTTGACGAACAGCTTGGAGCCGTAGCCCAGCTTGTGGCTGGCACGCTCTTCGCCGTGTTCGTCCTTGATCACCAGCTTCATGTTCCGGCCCATGACCAGGCTTTCGCCGGCTGCGTTGACCAGAATCTGCGGGTTCTCGAAGGAAACGATACCTTCCTGGCTGGCTTCCTGGAACGACTGCTGACCACCTTGCGCAACACCACCGATGTGGAAGGTCCGCATGGTCAGCTGTGTACCCGGTTCACCGATCGACTGAGCCGCGATGATGCCGACGGCTTCACCTGTGTTCACCATCGTACCGCGTGCAAGGTCACGACCATAGCAGGTCGCACAGACGCCTTCCTCG
It encodes the following:
- a CDS encoding DMT family transporter, whose protein sequence is MTPNTKGALLMMGSMAAFTLNDTLVKVALQDLPLFQLVAMRGFLAVFLIYVLARSLGTLHLNFSRHDKWLVALRCLAELAATFFFLTALKNMPLANVTAILQALPLTVTLGAALVFSEQVGWRRALAIAVGFVGMLLIVRPGPEGFSVYSIYALVAVVSITVRDLITRRMSADVPSMLVTLATSVSIAGAAAIASVFEGWVAVSATAGSLVAAAAVFVLLGYLFSVMVMRQGDVGFVAPFRYSSLIWALGLGWVVFDEWPDSLTMLGAVLIVGAGLFTLFRARARQGLA
- the rpsL gene encoding 30S ribosomal protein S12 — translated: MPTIQQLIRKPRQPKVKRSKSMHLEQCPQKRGVCTRVYTTTPKKPNSAMRKVAKVRLTNGFEVISYIPGESHNLQEHSVVLIRGGRVKDLPGVRYHILRGVLDTQGVKDRKQRRSKYGAKRPK
- the rpsG gene encoding 30S ribosomal protein S7; protein product: MSRRHAAEKREVLPDAKFGDKVLTKFMNNLMIDGKKSVAERIVYNAFDRVENKVKRAPVEVFHEALDNIKPSVEVRSRRVGGATYQVPVEVRPERREALAIRWLITAARGRNENTMEERLAGELLDAVQSRGTAVKKREDTHKMAEANKAFSHYRW
- a CDS encoding putative rhamnosyl transferase, which gives rise to MQVIGLCRFSYPATGGFRLNRDTIEEQRQFLYALDRLEERFRLFEAITLPGFGTQTDETFELYVLTGTCLPQIHADRLRDLTAGIKQIRIIAKEPGYHKQIVREVLNTARADPHQPCLQFRHDDDDAVSVDFMERLRAAVVENTGLMQQSESVGIDFNQGYIARREARGIRAARVYRSLLGVGLGMYVQAGSTRTIFDRLHNRLARFMPVVSYPDTPMWVRMLHDFNDSDHARKDTSELSPFTPEQAEGLRVRFSIDPDAFEARYAAR
- a CDS encoding putative rhamnosyl transferase, whose protein sequence is MQVIGLCRFSYPAIGGFQTTHESVEERRQFLYQHDRLEERFRLFETVALPGFKKQSDEDFQLVIVVGDCLPKPAFDRLNDLTGGLKQVRIVAKPPGRHRKIMQDVLNSARNDPDQPCLQFRHDDDDAVAVDFVERFRGCVRECVGLFERHAMVAVDFNCGYLARANSEGIQATRVHRPLITAGLGMYVRGGQRKSIMNFAHNRINRAMPVVTRPDSPMWVRGLNRFNDSPRTRNTDVALNPLTRQQELEFQTRFAIDPDVVRRRHAKP